In the Hylaeus volcanicus isolate JK05 chromosome 1, UHH_iyHylVolc1.0_haploid, whole genome shotgun sequence genome, one interval contains:
- the LOC128884095 gene encoding protein PAT1 homolog 1 encodes MADFFFGFDATLANSSSEDGLDCPLEEDDIGEEEEYDALNDETFGSEATIGDWEKDHEKLAEITESSRPHNQSTSSKKNGVSSDIEDNLSHLVLDEKEGIVPRPGVWDSPTNLSLPKPLSRPLSLTSALTNVKTVEELEKDLIGNRPPPGLVKNAQLQQQQSNESHLLDCVSKPRFPPGWNILPPHPVVLPPNMRFPHPQLVQPPRFMPNQTGNVLRYPIPPHLLLPHVAQRPPIHGSFCNNFPQPPHSTLGPHLFIRPEHGMVPSFPNSQTSHQQQQQHSFNHLGNLRLPNRPFLHGDQQGNHQPFFKNNQHHRIHDRNFPRQYPYHHHQGMNGAINSGESDEYAGFMSNREKQFLINIQLLQLNTNEPYVDDYYYIVFCDRRNKQSANQAQKDKQNSNNNNNNGYHRDTRSAYIPAQFENSLGKLQFASVIAPRKVIDMDVVPNSDPQSVTQMQQKDTKRTRQLLLEIERLYVLQLQLEDLNNPLALLSEQQSQEAESEATTNTTTIVKKTGPELISTLLQSLLQLMQDDKLTSMLSIRKGKMLLLRFLPYLNVTEHHNQLEELWNAILRGLAIIGRRDSHLLETFYSEFQRWFDTVHEFGAILRLARSLSESASQSSKNNSLAFALTNKFGVSVIASMLEQAENLTLYDDSLSTEWSSFVASIIEINGETPPRVAPYQPMAANTLNQHLNRLSNLKSESYTTLELLLTDANPSR; translated from the exons atgGCAGACTTCTTTTTCGGTTTCGATGCAACACTTGCT AATAGCAGTTCAGAAGATGGACTAGATTGTCCATTAGAGGAGGACGATATTGGAGAAGAAGAGGAATACGACGCATTGAACGATGAAACTTTTGGTTCTGAAGCCACTATCGGTGATTGGGAGAAAGACCATGAAAAACTTGCAGAGATTACAGAGTCCAGTCGCCCACATAACCAAAGTACATCGAGCAAAAAG AATGGGGTCAGTTCAGATATCGAAGATAATTTATCCCACCTTGTATTGGATGAGAAAGAAGGAATTGTTCCCCGTCCCGGAGTGTGGGACAGTCCTACCAATTTATCCCTTCCTAAACCACTTTCTAGACCCTTAAGTCTAACATCGGCATTAACGAATGTAAAAACAGTAGAAGAACTAGAAAAAGATCTCATTGGAAACAGACCTCCTCCAGGATTGGTAAAAAATGCTCAATTGCAGCAACAACAATCCAATGAATCCCATCTTCTCGACTGTGTGTCAAAACCACGTTTTCCACCAGGATGGAATATTCTACCTCCGCATCCTGTTGTTTTACCGCCGAATATGAGATTTCCACACCCACAATTAGTACAGCCACCTAGATTCATGCCTA ATCAAACTGGAAACGTACTAAGGTATCCAATTCCGCCGCATTTATTGCTACCGCATGTCGCTCAGAGACCGCCGATTCATGGttcattttgcaataatttccCT CAACCTCCGCATTCGACTTTAGGCCCtcatttattcatacgacCGGAACATGGAATGGTACCATCGTTTCCTAATAGTCAGACCAGTCatcaacaacagcaacagcattCGTTTAACCATCTTGGAAATCTAAGACTTCCAAATAGACCGTTTCTTCACGGGGATCAACAAGGAAATCATcagccattttttaaaaataatcagcATCATCGTATTCACGATCGGAATTTCCCTCGACAATATCCTTATCATCATCACCAAGGAATGAATGGAGCGATCAATTCCGGAGAATCCGACGAATATGCTGGTTTCATGAGTAACCGGGagaagcaatttttaatcaatattcAATTACTACAATTGAACACGAACGAACCATACGTCGATGACTACTATTATATCGTCTTCTGCGATAGAAGAAACAAACAGAGCGCAAATCAAGCCcaaaaagataaacaaaattctaataataataataacaatggcTATCATAGGGATACGAG GTCAGCATACATACCGGCGCAATTCGAAAATTCCTTGGGAAAGTTGCAGTTTGCCAGTGTAATAGCACCGCGTAAGGTTATCGATATGGATGTCGTACCAAACAGCGATCCACAATCGGTTACGCAGATGCAgcaaaaagatacaaaaaggACAAGACAGTTGCTGCTTGAAATTGAAAGg TTATATGTACTACAATTACAACTCGAAGATTTAAACAATCCACTGGCTCTGCTTAGCGAACAACAAAGTCAGGAAGCGGAAAGTGAAGCAACTACTAATACAACTACTATTGTTAAAAAGACTGGCCCAGAGTTAATAAGTACGCTGCTGCAGTCTTTGCTTCAATTGATGCAAGATGATAAATTAACGAGTATGCTAAGCAttcgaaaaggaaaa ATGCTGTTATTAAGGTTCTTACCATACTTGAACGTAACGGAGCATCATAATCAATTAGAAGAATTGTGGAATGCGATACTCCGAGGACTAGCTATAATAGGTCGCAGAGACTCTCATTTGCTGGAGACCTTTTATTCGGAATTTCAACGTTGGTTTGATACCGTACACGAGTTCGGTGCAATACTTCGATTAGCTCGATCGCTATCCGAGTCTGCTAGTCAGTCGAGTAAAAATAACAGTTTAGCCTTTGCTCTCACGAACAAG tTTGGAGTATCCGTAATAGCTTCGATGTTGGAACAGGCGGAAAACCTTACCCTTTACGATGATTCGTTGTCTACGGAATGGTCATCCTTCGTAGCAAGTATCATCGAAATAAACGGTGAAACGCCGCCCCGTGTTGCACCTTATCAACCGATGGCTGCAAATACGCTCAATCAGCATTTAAATCGACTATCTAATTTAAAAAGCGAGAGCTACACGACCTTGGAGCTTCTACTAACCGATGCCAACCCTTCCCGATAG